One window of Equus caballus isolate H_3958 breed thoroughbred chromosome 3, TB-T2T, whole genome shotgun sequence genomic DNA carries:
- the PSMD7 gene encoding 26S proteasome non-ATPase regulatory subunit 7: MPELAVQKVVVHPLVLLSVVDHFNRIGKVGNQKRVVGVLLGSWQKKVLDVSNSFAVPFDEDDKDDSVWFLDHDYLENMYGMFKKVNARERIVGWYHTGPKLHKNDIAINELMKRYCPNSVLVIIDVKPKDLGLPTEAYISVEEVHDDGTPTSKTFEHVTSEIGAEEAEEVGVEHLLRDIKDTTVGTLSQRITNQVHGLKGLNSKLLDIRSYLEKVATGKLPINHQIIYQLQDVFNLLPDVSLQEFVKAFYLKTNDQMVVVYLASLIRSVVALHNLINNKIANRDAEKKEGQEKEESKKDRKDDKEKEKDKEKSDVKKEEKKEKK; encoded by the exons AATAGGCAAGGTCGGAAACCAGAAGCGTGTTGTTGGTGTGCTTTTGGGGTCGTGGCAAAAGAAAGTACTTGATGTATCCAATAGTTTTgcag tCCCTTTTGATGAAGATGACAAAGATGATTCTGTCTGGTTTTTAGACCATGATTATTTGGAAAACATGTATGGAATGTTTAAGAAAGTCAATG cCAGAGAAAGAATAGTTGGATGGTACCACACAGGCCCTAAACTACACAAGAATGACATCGCTATCAATGAACTTATGAAAAGATACTGCCCTAATTCC GTATTAGTCATTATTGACGTGAAGCCAAAGGACCTGGGACTGCCCACAGAAGCATATATTTCAGTGGAAGAAGTTCATGAT GATGGAACTCCAACCTCAAAAACATTTGAGCATGTTACCAGTGAAATTGGAgcagaggaagctgaggaagTTGGAGTTGAACACTTGTTACG AGACATCAAAGACACTACAGTGGGCACTCTTTCCCAGCGGATCACAAACCAGGTCCATGGTTTGAAGGGACTCAACTCCAAGCTTCTGGATATCAGGAGCTACCTGGAGAAAGTGGCCACAGGCAAGCTGCCCATCAACCACCAGATCATCTACCAGCTGCAGGATGTCTTCAACCTGCTGCCAGACGTCAGCCTGCAGGAGTTTGTCAAGGCCTTTTATCTAAAGACCAACGACCAAATGGTGGTGGTATATTTGGCTTCACTGATCCGTTCTGTGGTCGCCCTGCACAACCTCATCAACAACAAGATCGCCAACCGGGatgcagagaagaaagaagggcaggaaaaagaagagagcaaaaaggatagaaaagatgacaaagagaaagaaaaagataaggaaaagagtgatgtaaagaaagaagagaaaaaggagaaaaagtga